One genomic region from Streptomyces sp. NBC_00457 encodes:
- a CDS encoding class I adenylate-forming enzyme family protein: MRQVVREFQQKADLADFVAVIDDTGVHTARELLGEATRMAGAPAIGTAGGAGGTVMVQADNSWRTVAATLAVGLSGGVIAVVNRHTTQAEFAAAWEDIRPDAVVAEPSAIDEWAVPERLPGPEQSVLDGWRCLSAPSRREVSRWSGGALIGLTSGSTGRPKGVVQSEPALRYAAESTIAVNGLSPGDAVAAIVPLSSTAAYCFGVYLSLLLRGPLVMTGKWDRAAVLRRMADADVRWTMCVPTMALQMGTEAAGSGILSGVRSITVGGGPMDRGALARAEQSLGTKILRVFGMSECLGHTSPSPDEPEEIRLGRDGRPFPGTHVRALTPDGQVAGPGVTGRAQVRGPSLFLGYARDGRVEPPALTEDGYLPTGDLVMTHEDGTVSIMGREKDIIIRGGRNIDITEIERAVASYPRVARACVAAVPDDVLGERVALLVVTEDGDGIELAEVTGHLESVGLSKTKWPEFVYGIEELPQTKVGKLDRSGARNLAVRLHTRTPDQA; encoded by the coding sequence ATGCGACAGGTAGTGCGGGAGTTCCAACAGAAGGCGGATCTGGCCGACTTCGTTGCGGTCATCGACGACACGGGTGTCCATACGGCACGGGAGCTGCTCGGCGAGGCCACGCGGATGGCCGGAGCGCCGGCCATCGGCACGGCAGGCGGAGCGGGCGGCACCGTCATGGTCCAGGCCGACAACTCATGGCGTACCGTCGCCGCCACTCTTGCCGTGGGCCTGAGCGGAGGAGTGATCGCGGTGGTCAATCGGCACACCACACAGGCCGAGTTCGCCGCGGCCTGGGAGGACATCCGCCCGGACGCCGTCGTCGCCGAGCCCTCGGCGATCGACGAGTGGGCGGTGCCCGAACGGCTGCCGGGCCCAGAGCAGAGCGTGCTCGACGGCTGGAGGTGCCTGTCCGCACCCAGCAGGCGTGAGGTGTCGCGCTGGTCGGGCGGTGCCCTGATCGGCCTCACCTCCGGGTCGACCGGACGGCCCAAGGGCGTCGTACAGTCCGAACCGGCCTTGCGCTATGCCGCCGAGAGCACCATCGCCGTGAACGGCCTGTCGCCCGGCGATGCCGTCGCCGCGATCGTGCCGCTGTCGTCGACGGCGGCGTACTGCTTCGGCGTCTACCTCTCCCTCCTGCTGCGCGGGCCGCTCGTGATGACAGGGAAGTGGGACAGGGCCGCCGTGCTGCGGCGGATGGCCGACGCCGACGTCCGCTGGACCATGTGCGTACCGACGATGGCGCTGCAGATGGGCACCGAGGCGGCCGGCTCCGGCATCCTCAGCGGCGTCCGGTCGATCACCGTCGGCGGCGGGCCGATGGACCGCGGCGCCCTGGCCCGCGCCGAACAGTCCCTGGGCACAAAGATCCTCCGCGTCTTCGGCATGTCCGAGTGCCTCGGCCACACCTCGCCGAGCCCCGACGAACCCGAGGAGATCCGGCTCGGCAGGGACGGCCGCCCCTTCCCGGGTACGCATGTGCGCGCGCTCACTCCCGACGGGCAGGTGGCCGGACCCGGCGTGACCGGCCGCGCGCAGGTGCGCGGCCCCTCCCTCTTCCTCGGTTACGCCCGCGACGGCAGGGTCGAGCCGCCGGCGCTGACGGAGGACGGCTATCTGCCCACCGGCGACCTGGTGATGACTCATGAGGACGGCACCGTCAGCATCATGGGCCGCGAGAAGGACATCATCATCCGCGGCGGCCGCAATATCGACATCACCGAGATCGAGCGTGCGGTGGCGAGCTACCCGCGCGTGGCCAGGGCCTGTGTCGCGGCGGTTCCCGACGACGTGCTGGGCGAACGCGTGGCACTGCTCGTCGTCACCGAGGACGGCGACGGCATCGAACTGGCCGAGGTGACCGGGCACCTGGAGAGTGTCGGCCTGTCCAAGACCAAGTGGCCCGAATTCGTGTACGGCATCGAGGAATTGCCCCAGACCAAGGTGGGCAAGCTCGACCGGAGCGGGGCCCGGAACCTGGCCGTCCGACTGCATACCCGTACCCCCGACCAGGCCTGA